A genomic stretch from Myripristis murdjan chromosome 12, fMyrMur1.1, whole genome shotgun sequence includes:
- the ntrk2b gene encoding neurotrophic tyrosine kinase, receptor, type 2b — protein MDSNAGEYGMARLGLFLVLMGLWRFSDACPASCTCSISRIACIDSVPGIEDFPVLTLDDMENITEIFIANQNRLFDINDNSLKYYINLRNLTVTKTRLTSISSDAFFNNTRLQYVNFKDNNLSTLSWRTFQNLNTTYSLLLTGNPLDCVCENMWIKLRLQDEIESQELKCIDDRGVRKAFTKLTPPDCEVPQVEVTPTIVTKMEGSDVKAVCSASGSPPPEILWNFDMLSTSYEIDALDLESSLTLSGLSPDDNGRVIICSAENMVGQTEATLQLNILFAPTIQQLLGPERDHHWCIPFSVTGNPKPQLQWYHEDMPLQEQDFIRTRIHLSTKSEYHGCLQLVNPTHIHNGEYTLLAKNEYGQDEKKVSAQFINPPNIGHPDEPFYYYPTDPPLPPLDDSVAVYVVVGIAGVALTGCVLMVIILKYGRNSKFGIKGSSSVISNDDDSASPLHHVSNGNNTPSSSEMGPDAVIIGMTKIPVIENPQYFRNSGSMLKSDTFVQHIKRHNIVLKRELGEGAFGKVFLAECYNLTPDQEKLLVAVKTLKEASESGRADFYREAELLTNLQHEHIVTFYGVCVESDPLIMVFEYMKHGDLNKFLRAHGPDAVLMADGQHSILVELTQSQMLHIAQQIAAGMVYLASQHFVHRDLATRNCLVGENLLVKIGDFGMSRDVYSTDYYRVGGHTMLPIRWMPPESIMYRRFTTESDVWSLGVVLWEIFTYGKQPWYQLSNNEVIECITQGRVLQRPRTCPKEVYDLMLGCWQREPYMRLNIKEIHSLLQSLAKASPVYLDILG, from the exons ATGGACTCCAACGCGGGGGAATATGGCATGGCTCGTCTTggattgtttttggttttgatgGGGCTGTGGAGATTTAGTGATGCTTGCCCTGCATCCTGTACTTGCAGCATCTCAAGGATTGCTTGTATTGATTCTGTACCAGGGATCGAGGATTTCCCAGTCCTCACGTTAGATGACATGGAAAACATCACCGAGAT ATTCATTGCAAATCAAAACAGATTATTTGACATCAATGACAACAGCTTGAAGTACTACATAAATCTCAGAAATCT AACGGTGACAAAGACCAGATTGACGTCTATATCATCAGATGCCTTTTTCAACAATACAAGACTTCAATATGT AAATTTCAAAGACAACAATCTATCAACACTGTCATGGAGAACATTTCAAAACTTAAACACGACATACTC GCTCCTCCTCACCGGGAACcctctggactgtgtgtgtgagaacatgtGGATCAAACTGAGGCTACAAGACGAAATTGAGAGTCAAGAGCTGAAATGCATAGATGACCGAGGAGTGAGGAAGGCCTTCACGAAACTCACTCCGCCAGACTGTG AGGTTCCCCAAGTGGAGGTCACCCCCACAATTGTGACCAAGATGGAGGGGAGTGATGTCAAAGCAGTGTGCAGTGCCTCAGGCTCCCCTCCCCCTGAGATCCTGTGGAACTTTGATATGCTCTCTACCAGCTACGAG ATAGATGCTTTGGATCTGGAGAGCAGCCTCACCTTGTCGGGCCTATCACCTGATGATAATGGCAGAGTGATCATCTGCAGTGCCGAGAACATGGTCGGTCAGACCGAGGCTACCCTTCAGCTCAACATTCTCT TTGCCCCCACCATCCAGCAGCTGCTGGGGCCTGAGAGGGACCACCACTGGTGCATCCCCTTCAGCGTGACGGGGAACCCCAAGCCCCAGCTGCAGTGGTACCACGAGGACATGCCGCTCCAGGAGCAGGACTTCATCCGCACCCGAATCCACCTGTCCACCAAGAGCGAGTACCACGGCTGCCTGCAGCTGGTCAACCCCACGCACATCCATAACGGCGAGTACACACTGCTGGCAAAGAACGAGTACGGCCAGGACGAGAAGAAGGTCTCCGCCCAGTTCATCAACCCACCTAATATTGGACACCCAG atgaGCCCTTCTACTATT ACCCAACTG acccccctctccccccgcTGGACGACAGCGTTGCA GTGTATGTAGTGGTGGGCATCGCAGGTGTGGCTTTGACTGGGTGCGTTCTGATGGTCATCATTCTAAAATACGGAAGAAACTCCAAGTTTGGCATTAAAG GCTCCTCCTCGGTCATCAGTAATGACGATGACTCTGCCAGCCCTCTTCATCACGTCTCCAATGGCAACAACACCCCGTCGTCCTCGGAGATGGGTCCAGACGCAGTGATCATTGGGATGACAAAGATTCCTGTCATTGAGAACCCACAGTACTTCCGTAACTCtggcagcatgctgaaatctgACACGT TTGTCCAGCATATCAAAAGACACAACATAGTACTGAAGCGGGAGCTGGGTGAAGGCGCCTTTGGGAAGGTCTTCCTCGCTGAGTGCTACAACTTGACACCAGACCAGGAGAAGCTGCTTGTGGCTGTCAAG ACTCTGAAAGAAGCCAGCGAGAGCGGCAGAGCAGACTTctacagagaggcagagctccTCACCAATCTGCAGCACGAGCACATCGTCACCTTCTACGGCGTTTGTGTAGAGAGCGACCCCCTGATCATGGTGTTTGAATACATGAAGCACGGTGACCTGAACAAGTTCCTCAG ggccCACGGTCCTGATGCGGTGCTCATGGCGGACGGTCAGCACAGTATCCTGGTGGAGCTCACCCAGTCCCAGATGCTGCACATTGCCCAACAGATTGCTGCTGGCATGGTCTACCTGGCCTCTCAGCACTTTGTCCACAGAGACTTGGCTACCAGGAACTGCTTGGTAGGGGAAAACCTGCTGGTCAAGATAGGAGACTTTGGCATGTCCAGAGACGTTTACAGCACAGACTACTACAGA GTGGGTGGTCATACGATGCTGCCAATCCGCTGGATGCCCCCAGAGAGCATCATGTACCGGCGGTTCACCACTGAGAGTGATGTGTGGAGCCTTGGTGTGGTGCTGTGGGAGATCTTCACCTACGGCAAGCAGCCCTGGTACCAGCTCTCCAACAATGAG GTAATTGAGTGCATCACCCAGGGGCGTGTGCTGCAGCGGCCCCGCACCTGTCCCAAGGAGGTGTACGACCTGATGCTGGGCTGCTGGCAAAGAGAACCCTACATGAGGCTTAATATCAAGGAGATTCACAGTCTGCTCCAGAGCCTTGCCAAGGCCTCACCTGTCTACCTTGACATACTGGGCTGA